A genome region from Penicillium psychrofluorescens genome assembly, chromosome: 3 includes the following:
- a CDS encoding uncharacterized protein (ID:PFLUO_005082-T1.cds;~source:funannotate): protein MLDFMDYIQLAFAEATHWNRDNSYSSLTTTAQSILDFSTPERLRVHLSSLSTPHFATSYTLGTVGLLDGSVSYLFSTVPFNDTSSQSALIPLRKISPGYRQVHKPTTPAHTWAWDSLLDGINFNIPGLREGSRSAAGQETEHGAVDSDVAQRKATLLHASLQLPPPTTLNALFVRRMSPTMQLSLAVCSTQGPPLSNSAPQASMLAQLSHDTGKYSNEYLFSTDNALFGWRGLWNFGPDPRVARPGAPPQLSLLSAGAEAYYSPISSLIGMSTGIRFTTLPPATEVLSSSTPPAPISTFPYTLTLTLTPITGSLSTTYSLRASPNISFSSRFGFNVYSWESEMVAGCELWRRKAKSSSEKSDDDLEWARRKMRLHDFSASLPGSSVLADSAQPSSPVKPETETEAETEASDSVVKIRVDQSWNVRILWEGRVKELLVSAGVGLGPGSFSTSPSAASGSGSSQSGGGAPGSSFWRGVGVSVLYSS, encoded by the exons ATGCTCGATTTCATGGACTATATCCAGTTGGCCTTTGCCGAGGCCACGCACTGGAACCGCGACAATTCCTACTCCTCgctcaccaccaccgcccagT CAATCCTAGATTTCTCGACCCCAGAACGACTGCGCGTCCACCTCTCCTCACTATCCACCCCGCACTTCGCGACCAGCTACACACTGGGTACTGTCGGCCTGCTCGATGGCTCCGTCTCCTATCTATTCAGCACCGTCCCCTTCAACGACACCTCGAGCCAAAGCGCGCTGATCCCCCTGCGAAAGATCTCCCCAGGCTACCGACAAGTGCATAAGCCCACGACACCCGCGCATACATGGGCATGGGACTCCCTTCTCGATGgcatcaacttcaacatcccCGGGCTGAGGGAGGGCTCGCGCTCGGCAGCCGGCCAAGAGACCGAGCACGGTGCAGTAGACAGCGATGTCGCACAACGAAAAGCGACGCTACTCCATGCGTCGCTTCAGCTTCCGCCGCCGACAACGCTCAATGCCCTCTTCGTGCGCCGCATGTCTCCCACCATGCAGCTCTCCCTGGCCGTCTGCTCAACCCAGGGTCCGCCGCTGTCCAATTCCGCGCCGCAGGCGTCAATGCTAGCGCAGCTCTCGCATGACACGGGCAAATATAGCAACGAGTACCTCTTCAGCACGGATAATGCTCTATTCGGCTGGCGCGGGCTGTGGAATTTCGGCCCGGACCCGCGTGTGGCGCGTCCCGGCGCTCCGCCGCAATTGTCGCTTCTGTCTGCTGGCGCTGAGGCTTACTACTCGCCTATATCCTCGTTGATCGGCATGTCGACTGGTATAAGATTCACCACGTTACCACCAGCAACAGAGgtcctttcttcttctacccCCCCTGCGCCTATTTCCACCTTCCCTTATACATTAACCCTAACACTCACCCCGATCACGGGCTCCCTATCCACAACATACTCTCTCCGCGCCTCGCCCAATATCTCCTTCAGCTCCCGCTTCGGATTCAACGTCTACAGCTGGGAAAGCGAGATGGTCGCGGGCTGCGAGCTCTGGCGCCGGAAAGCCAAATCGTCATCCGAGAAATCGGACGATGACCTCGAGTGGGCACGCCGTAAGATGCGTCTGCATGATTTCTCGGCGTCGCTTCCGGGCTCTTCAGTCCTGGCTGATTCGGCTCAACCTTCGTCCCCCGTCAAGCCCGAGACAGAGACTGAGGCGGAGACTGAGGCTAGCGACTCCGTCGTCAAAATTAGGGTCGACCAGTCTTGGAACGTGCGCATCCTCTGGGAAGGCCGTGTTAAGGAACTGCTTGTGAGCGCGGGCGTCGGGCTGGGCCCGGGTTCGTTCTCGACGTCTCCCTCCGCGGcgtctgggtctgggtctAGCCAGAGTGGAGGCGGCGCGCCGGGGTCGTCGTTTTGGCGTGGAGTCGGGGTCTCGGTGTTGTATTCGTCGTGA
- a CDS encoding uncharacterized protein (ID:PFLUO_005083-T1.cds;~source:funannotate), translating into MPRSKRARVVHESKTVKKDHKEQTRRLYANIRECVEEYDRLFVFAVDNMRNTYLKDVRTEFADSRLFFGKTKVMAVALGSTPENEAAENLRLLTPHLSGAVGLLFTSREPASVISYFENYRPQDFARAGTVATRSFTIPNGLVYARAGEVSVDEDEPISHTIEPALRKLGVPTRLVKGKVMLELTGEQEDGYRVCREGETLDSRQTTLLKMFGVLSSEFKVDLRAQWTRSTGEVKVLEQQGGMEVDA; encoded by the exons ATGCCTCGTTCCAAGCGTGCTCGTGTCGTTCACGAGTCCAAGACCGTCAAGAAGGACCACAAGGAGCAGACCCGCCGGCTGTATGCCAACATCCGAGAATGCGTCGAGGAGTACGACCGCCTGTTTGTCTTTGCCGTGGACAACATGCGCAACACCTATCTGAAGGATGTGCGCACCGAGTTTGCCGATAGCCG tctcttcttcggcaagACCAAAGTCATGGCCGTCGCTCTGGGATCCACGCCCGAGaacgaggccgccgagaaCCTGCGCCTGCTGACGCCTCACCTATCTGGCGCCGTGGGGCTTCTGTTCACCTCCCGCGAGCCCGCGTCCGTGATCAGTTACTTCGAGAACTACCGCCCGCAGGACTTTGCCCGCGCCGGCACGGTCGCCACACGCTCCTTCACCATCCCCAATGGCCTCGTGTACGCTCGCGCAGGCGAGGTCtccgtcgacgaagacgagcCAATTAGCCACACCATCGAGCCGGCGCTGCGTAAACTGGGTGTTCCCACCCGTCTGGTCAAGGGCAAGGTCATGCTCGAGTTGACCGGTGAGCAGGAGGACGGGTATCGGGTTTGTCGGGAGGGGGAGACGCTGGACTCGCGGCAGACgacgctgctgaagatgTTTGGAGTTCTTTCGTCGGAGTTCAAGGTTGATCTGCGTGCTCAGTGGACGCGGAGTACTGGGGAGGtcaaggtgctggagcagcagggCGGGATGGAGGTTGATGCATAG
- a CDS encoding uncharacterized protein (ID:PFLUO_005084-T1.cds;~source:funannotate), with protein sequence MTDKLPPPLLALFQPRPPLRYIPPTDRAPEDCPKSTISGVAQFLPEAQKFAEEVPYNATDSWVQRKWKQRAERKERLEKQLTEGAQSYAPDKDSQARGDPFRTLFVARLSYEIKESDLEREFGRFGPIERIRIVKDESSKKAHRGYAFVVYEREKDMKAAYKETDGIRIRDRRVLVDVERGRTTKGWKPRRFGGGLGGRGYTKAMPARPMGPGFNAPSGPGGFGGGFRGGFGGGRGFRGGGGFRGGDRFGPRGGIGFQGAGRGGFGGQPPPNAPSGPGGGRGGGFGGSYGGGGRYDRGGTGSNREPVRPREGYSERDRRDYDRDREGDRYRDRDRMTDRNGGGDRPRDDRPRDRDRYGGREDYGRKRYREDDGHDDPRSRRRY encoded by the exons ATGACCGATAAACTCCCCCCGCCACTGCTGGCCCTGTTCCAGCCGCGGCCACCCCTTCGCTACATCCCTCCCACCGACCGCGCCCCAGAGGACTGCCCGAAGAGCACCATCTCCGGCGTGGCCCAGTTCCTTCCTGAAGCCCAGAAATTCGCGGAAGAGGTGCCGTATAATGCTACCGATAGCTGGGTACAACGGAAATGGAAGCAAAGAgcggagaggaaggaacggttggagaagcagctgaCTGAAGGGGCGCAGAGCT ATGCCCCTGATAAGGACTCTCAGGCTCGTGGGGATCCCTTCCGTACACTGTTTGTTGCGCGGCTCAGTTACGAGATCAAGGAGTCAGATTTGGAGCGCGAGTTTGGTCGATTTGGGCCCATTGAAAGG ATTCGCATCGTTAAGGATGAGTCTAGCAAAAAGGCTCACCGGGGATACGCGTTCGTCGTATATGAGCGTGAGAAAGATATGAAAG CGGCATACAAAGAAACAGACGGGATCCGAATTCGAGACCGACGGGTTCTCGTAGACGTTGAGCGCGGCCGAACCACCAAGGGCTGGAAGCCGCGTCGCTTCGGCGGTGGACTCGGCGGTCGTGGATACACCAAGGCAATGCCCGCACGGCCAATGGGACCTGGATTCAACGCACCTTCCGGCCCAGGAGGATTCGGTGGTGGATTTCGGGGTggctttggcggcggccGGGGTTTccgcggaggcggaggcttTCGGGGCGGCGATCGGTTTGGACCTCGGGGAGGAATCGGGTTCCAGGGTGCAGGACGCGGTGGGTTTGGTGGACAGCCACCACCTAATGCGCCCTCTGGTCCGGGTGGTGGACGCGGTGGTGGGTTCGGTGGCTCGTATGGCGGTGGGGGACGGTACGACCGCGGTGGTACCGGCAGTAATCGCGAGCCTGTTCGCCCGCGCGAGGGCTACTCTGAGCGGGACCGCCGCGACTATGATCGGGACCGCGAAGGTGATCGTTACCGGGACCGTGATCGCATGACAGACCGCAATGGTGGTGGGGATCGCCCCCGCGATGATCGCCCCCGGGACCGCGACAGGTACGGCGGAAGGGAGGACTATGGACGCAAGAGATACCGTGAGGATGATGGACATGATGACCCGCGCAGCAGGAGAAGATACTAA
- a CDS encoding uncharacterized protein (ID:PFLUO_005085-T1.cds;~source:funannotate) → MTVQGLRTVTSAQNGAGAFILQCKRLDLHYNLQGASSHGLRTFVQTLLPKFARQYPQIEFRVSPTPKKHPVVRGHYINGREKPICVRNMQPNEILKKVILLKEASGEKNRRQSKPVRSLNESVRGIWSPYHGDLRGV, encoded by the exons ATGACCGTGCAGGGGCTCAGGACTGTCACGTCTGCCCAG AACGGGGCCGGTgccttcatcctccaatGCAAACGCCTCGATCTTCATTATAACCTCCAAGGCGCCAGCTCCCACGGCCTCCG AACATTCGTTcaaaccctcctccccaAGTTCGCACGGCAATACCCCCAAATCGAATTCCGGGTATCGCCGACTCCCAAAAAACACCCCGTCGTGCGCGGTCACTATATCAACGGCCGGGAGAAGCCGATCTGCGTGCGGAACATGCAGCCCAATGAGATCCTGAAGAAGGTGATCCTGCTGAAGGAGGCCAGCGGCGAGAAGAATCGGCGACAGTCGAAGCCCGTGCGCAGTCTCAATGAGAGCGTGCGTGGTATCTGGTCGCCGTATCATGGTGATCTGCGCGGTGTATGA
- a CDS encoding uncharacterized protein (ID:PFLUO_005086-T1.cds;~source:funannotate) encodes MSEESFENGQSSSWHQHFHPHRPSPAMDHLPPLRYAGDGFDFRRPARAATPQEEDVIDLTNEPETPPQRTQNQSSETRTPSSSRLPRFGRDIMTDMTEVVDLLEEGPDTPAEVPSSSPEVQFVGAIRRPPGNRSPHHHFEGYFQRMRATRPHSSIFAHPRERVNTRGLRRGASFANGLPSFTDSFLLGDHPDSVISFLNLNYERASFPIGPPIRQEPRPSRNTYKAPSPPPAGFTRTLAEDDVAVCPNCSDELGVGEGIKQDLWIAKQCGHVYCGECAENRSLSKAKKSAQNTKPFSKCQVTGCGKAVSQPTAMIHIFL; translated from the exons ATGTCAGAGGAGTCCTTCGAGAATGGTCAGTCTTCCTCCTGGCATCAGCACTTCCATCCACATCGACCGAGCCCCGCGATGGACCACTTGCCACCCCTTCGATATGCCGGTGATGGATTCGACTTTCGCCGGCCAGCTCGTGCTGCCACGCCacaggaggaagatgtgaTCGATTTGACAAATGAGCCTGAGACTCCCCCACAACGAACACAGAATCAGTCATCAGAAACCCGGACtccaagcagctcgaggcTGCCACGCTTTGGGCGAGACATCATGACCGACATGACCGAGGTCGTCGACTTGTTAGAGGAGGGCCCAGATACCCCAGCAGAGGTCCCCTCGAGCAGTCCAGAGGTGCAGTTCGTCGGAGCCATTCGACGCCCGCCGGGCAATCGATCGCCACATCATCATTTCGAGGGCTATTTTCAACGAATGCGGGCAACTCGCCCTCACTCTAGTATTTTTGCTCATCCTCGCGAGCGGGTCAACACTCGTGGACTACGGAGAGGGGCCTCTTTCGCAAACGGATTGCCTTCATTCACGGAttccttcctcctcggagaTCATCCCGACAGTGTGATTTCTTTTCTCAACCTCAACTACGAGAGAGCATCCTTTCCGATAGGCCCTCCAATCCGCCAGGAGCCTCGGCCTTCACGAAACACATACAAAGCTCCGAGTCCCCCGCCCGCTGGGTTCACCCGGACACTTGCAGAGGACGATGTGGCCGTCTGCCCGAACTGTTCCGACGAGTTAGGTGTCGGAGAAGGGATAAAACAGGACCTCTGGATCGCCAAGCAATGCGGACAT GTATACTGTGGTGAATGCGCCGAGAATCGGTCCCTCTCAAAAGCCAAAAAGTCGGCACAGAATACCAAGCCCTTCTCCAAGTGCCAGGTCACAGGCTGCGGCAAGGCTGTCAGCCAACCGACTGCCATGATCCACATCTTCCTATAG
- a CDS encoding uncharacterized protein (ID:PFLUO_005087-T1.cds;~source:funannotate) encodes MLCAISGEAPQAPVVSPKSGSVFEKRLIEAYVAEHGKDPVNGEELGADELIEVKSQRVVRPRPPTLTSIPSLLSVFQEEWDALALETYTLQQNLAQTRRELSSALYQHDAAVRVIARLTQERDEAREALSKVSVGAGRPAADGEAMQVDSAGLPQVVLERIENTQAQLSKSRRKRTVPQGWATSDAISAYKPVEASEPLYPGSRALAINSTGELALVGGVDGVVGVYSLAQKSVVQTLKADGPVTDATWAGNKAVIGSSTGSVKVFENGKEVASFASHAGEVAAVALHATGDIVASVGVDKSYVLYDLATNSVVTQIFTDTALLSANFHPDGHLLAAGGANGQVKIFDVKTGGSAAEYDMSGPVKCLFFSENGTFLAAVADGSTTVSIWDLRSSKETKVLDTGSQINSIFWDYTGQFLLTGGPSGLTVQQFSKKNKQWSEPLRSAVPAVSVGWGASAQSVVALNEAGAITVLGAQ; translated from the exons ATGCTTTGTGCAA TCTCCGGAGAGGCCCCTCAGGCGCCCGTCGTCTCTCCCAAGAGCG GCAGCGTTTTTGAGAAACGTCTCATTGAGGCGTACGTCGCGGAACATGGCAAAGACCCTGTGAACGGCGAGGAGctcggcgccgacgagctGATCGAGGTCAAGTCGCAGCGTGTCGTGCGGCCCCGGCCGCCCACCCTCACATCCATCCCCTCGCTCCTCAGCGTATTCCAGGAAGAATGGGACGCCTTAGCACTGGAGACATATACCCTGCAGCAGAATCTGGCCCAGACCCGGCGCGAACTCAGTTCTGCACTCTACCAGCACGATGCCGCGGTGCGCGTGATTGCGCGCCTCACACAGGAAAGGGACGAGGCTCGCGAGGCCCTTTCGAAGGTGTCGGTTGGTGCTGGTCGGCCTGCGGCTGATGGTGAAGCCATGCAGGTCGATTCGGCGGGCTTGCCGCAGGTCGTGTTGGAGCGGATTGAGAACACACAGGCGCA ACTCTCCAAATCTCGCCGCAAGCGCACCGTTCCCCAAGGCTGGGCTACCAGCGACGCCATCTCGGCGTACAAGCCCGTTGAAGCCTCTGAACCGCTTTACCCCGGCAGCCGGGCATTGGCTATTAACTCTACTGGCGAACTGGCCCTTGTTGGAGGCGTTGATGGTGTGGTTGGCGTTTACTCGCTCGCTCAGAAGAGCGTGGTTCAGACATTGAAAGCAGATGGCCCGGTCACTGACGCGACATGGGCTGGCAACAAGGCCGTTATTGGGTCATCTACCGGTTCTGTGAAGGTCTTTGAGAATGGGAAGGAGGTTGCGAGCTTCGCCTCCCACGCTGGTGAGGTGGCGGCAGTTGCTCTGCATGCGACTGGGGATATTGTTGCCTCGGTTGGCGTCGACAAGAGCTACGTCCTGTACGACTTGGCCACCAACTCGGTTGTCACCCAAATTTTCACCGACACCG CCCTACTATCGGCCAACTTCCATCCTGATGGCCACCTgttggctgctggtggtgcgaACGGCCAAgtcaagatcttcgacgTCAAGACCGGCGGATCAGCTGCAGAGTATGACATGTCAGGCCCTGTGAaatgtctcttcttctctgagAATGGTACATTCCTGGCTGCCGTGGCTGATGGATCGACGACGGTTTCCATCTGGGATCTCCGCAGCTCCAAGGAAACTAAGGTGTTGGATAcgggcagccagatcaaTTCGATCTTCTGGGATTACACTGGCCAGTTCCTCCTGACGGGTGGCCCCAGTGGCCTGACTGTCCAGCAGttctccaagaagaacaagcagTGGTCAGAGCCCCTGCGCAGCGCCGTGCCAGCCGTCTCGGTGGGCTGGGGAGCCAGTGCGCAGAGCGTTGTGGCGTTGAATGAGGCGGGTGCAATCACGGTGCTGGGGGCACAATGA
- a CDS encoding uncharacterized protein (ID:PFLUO_005088-T1.cds;~source:funannotate), producing MPNPKLAYEANEPAFLQKLRGQHGNSTGRLERPAQRPQRLKKDDDDDDEPTYVDEESNEVITKEEYKVMVQESNPDDDPSTKDGEKEAKEARPAESAPKQQSNLTEIGTQKKRKQAKVVGDDQVEPEQTQPKAPVSRKPKKAKKIKLSFDEE from the exons ATGCCCAACCCCAAGCTCGCCTACG AGGCAAACGAGCCTGCATTCCTCCAAAAACTGCGCGGCCAACATGGAAATTCCACCGGTCGCCTGGAGCGGCCAGCACAACGCCCACAAAGACTGAAAaaggacgacgacgatgatgacgagcCGACCTATGTGGACGAAGAGAGCAACGAGGTGATTACCAAGGAGGAATATAAAGTCATGGTGCAGGAGAGCAACCCGGACGATGATCCTTCTACCAAAGATGGTGAAAAGGAAGCCAAGGAAGCTCGTCCGGCAGAGTCAGCGCCCAAACAACAGAGCAATCTCACCGAGATCGGGACACAGAAGAAGCGAAAACAGGCCAAGGTTGTGGGCGACGACCAGGTTGAGCCTGAACAGACGCAGCCCAAAGCCCCGGTGTCACgcaagccgaagaaggcgaagaagatcaagcTCTCCTTTGATGAGGAATGA
- a CDS encoding uncharacterized protein (ID:PFLUO_005089-T1.cds;~source:funannotate), protein MPVVNVDELVRLQRKPEDIRNICILAHVDHGKTSLTDSLIATNGIISPKLAGKIRYLDSRPDEQLRGITMESSAISLFFSMMRRPSPDAQPVPKEYLINLIDSPGHIDFSSEVSTASRLCDGAVVLVDAVEGVCSQTVTVLRQTWVEQLKPILVINKMDRLVTELMMSPSEAYAHLSRLLEQINAVIGSFYQGERMEEDLQWRERMEDRINSSARDKDRPKKQVVDDESTQSISEVTDFEERDDEDLYFAPEKNNVIFCSAVDGWAFTIRQFAAIYEKKLGIKRTILEKVLWGDYYLDPKTKRVLGQKHLKGRALKPMFVQLVLDSIWAAYEATTGGGKDRADPALLEKITKSLNINIPPYILRSRDPRNIMTTLFSAWLPLSTAVLVSVIEYLPSPPAAQAARLPDMIKDSPGAKFVAEDVKQAMVNFKTEKNQPVVAYVSKMVAIPESELVSNKKRSGTTMTADEARELARRKREEIAKMQAETSAGQADNFSRLTSAFENTSLITETEETDEVGEKEDPEHLVGFARLYSGTLSVGDAIYVLPPKFSPANPHASPEPKKVTVTDLYLLMGRSLEPLQSVPAGVVFGIGGLAGYVLKTGTLCSQLEGSINLAGVSLGTPPIVRVALEPVNPADLGKMVTGLRLLEQSDPCAQYEVLPSGEHVILTAGELHLERCVKDLRERFARCDIQTGEAIVPYRETIVHAPEMAAPKNPELGRGGVLQVSSSKQLTVQLRVVPLPEAVTEFLSKHVGTIKKLQSEKRTAAEAKPDAELPADGGLESGAPVETTVVDAAGEVHEASILSLEEFRTELDKVFRDEVKDDNELWRDVVDRITAFGPRRVGPNILVDGTAVNTCDKFLLDDPKQPAGDTNNQQALLVRDFCDKIAYAFQLATGQGPLCQEPIQGIAVFLEELAVQSNGDELDKGRLTGDAIKLVREGISQGFLDWSPRVMLAMYSCEIQATTEVLGRVYGVITRRRGRIQSEVMKEGTPFFTILALLPVAESFGFAEEIRKRTSGAAQPQLIFAGFEALDEDPFWVPATEEELEDLGELADRENVAKRYMDAVRERKGLVVKGRKLIDAEKQKTLKK, encoded by the exons ATGCCCGTCGTCAATGTCGATGAGCTTGTCCGGCTGCAGCGCAAGCCCGAGGACATACGAAAT ATCTGCATTCTAGCCCACGTC GACCATGGCAAGACGTCGTTGACAGACAGTCTCATCGCCACCAATGGCATTATCTCTCCCAAGCTGGCGGGCAAGATCCGCTACTTGGACTCCCGCCCAGATGAGCAGCTCCGTGGTATCACCATGGAATCATCGGCTATCTCattgttcttctccatgatgCGTCGCCCGAGTCCGGATGCGCAGCCCGTGCCCAAGGAGTATCTGATTAACCTGATCGACTCGCCGGGCCACATCGACTTCAGCAGTGAGGTGTCGACCGCCTCGCGGCTGTGTGATGGGGCGGTGGTGCTCGTTGACGCGGTCGAGGGTGTTTGCAGCCAGACTGTGACTGTGCTGCGACAGACCTGGGTGGAGCAGCTGAAGCCGATCCTAGTCATTAACAAGATGGACCGACTGGTGACGGAACTAATGATGAGTCCCAGCGAGGCGTACGCGCACCTGAGCCggctgctggagcagattAATGCCGTGATTGGCAGCTTTTACCAGGGAGAGCGCATGGAGGAGGATCTGCAATGGCGAGAGCGCATGGAAGATCGCATCAACTCCTCTGCCCGGGACAAGGACCGGCCCAAGAAGCAGGTCGTGGACGATGAGTCCACGCAGAGTATTAGCGAGGTGACTGACTTTGAAGAGCgtgacgacgaggatctCTACTTCGCCCCTGAAAAGAACAATGTCATCTTCTGCAGTGCGGTGGATGGCTGGGCTTTTACTATCCGCCAATTCGCCGCCATCTACGAAAAGAAGTTGGGCATTAAGCGGACTATCCTGGAAAAAGTTCTCTGGGGAGATTACTACTTGGATCCTAAGACGAAACGCGTGCTGGGCCAGAAGCACCTGAAAGGACGGGCACTGAAGCCCATGTTCGTGCAGTTGGTTCTCGACAGTATCTGGGCTGCATACGAAGCGACTACTGGTGGAGGCAAGGATAGAGC GGATCCGGCACTTTTGGAGAAAATCACCAAGTCCTTGAATATCAACATCCCCCCATATATCTTGCGCTCGCGAGATCCAAGAAACATTATGACAACCTTGTTTTCTGCATGGCTGCCTCTTTCAACTGCGGTCTTGGTGTCCGTTATTGAATATCTTCCGAGTCCGCCAGCGGCACAAGCAGCCCGACTGCCTGACATGATTAAGGATTCCCCTGGAGCCAAATTCGTGGCAGAGGATGTCAagcaggccatggtgaaTTTTAAGACCGAGAAGAACCAGCCGGTTGTAGCATACGTCAGCAAGATGGTCGCTATCCCAGAGAGCGAGCTTGTGTCGAATAAGAAAAGGAGCGGTACCACCATGACTGCAGATGAAGCCAGGGAACTTGCACGTCGCAAGCGAGAAGAGATCGCAAAGATGCAAGCAGAGACCAGTGCCGGACAGGCAGACAACTTCTCGCGACTGACCTCCGCTTTTGAAAATACATCCCTCATCACCGAGACTGAAGAGACGGACGAGGTGGGCGAAAAGGAGGACCCTGAGCATCTCGTTGGATTTGCACGACTATATTCTGGCACGCTCTCCGTAGGAGATGCGATATACGTGCTGCCACCGAAATTCTCACCCGCCAACCCACATGCCAGCCCCGAACCAAAGAAGGTCACCGTCACCGATCTCTACCTGCTCATGGGCCGAAGTCTCGAGCCTCTGCAGTCTGTTCCCGCCGGTGTGGTCTTTGGTATAGGAGGTCTTGCTGGGTATGTACTCAAGACTGGTACTCTTTGCAGTCAACTCGAAGGCAGCATCAACCTGGCTGGTGTTTCTCTGGGCACTCCACCAATTGTGCGAGTGGCCTTGGAACCAGTCAACCCGGCCGATCTGGGCAAGATGGTGACCGGCCTCCGTCTTCTTGAGCAAAGCGATCCCTGCGCGCAGTACGAGGTGCTTCCCAGCGGTGAGCATGTCATTCTAACCGCGGGCGAGCTGCACCTGGAGCGATGTGTCAAGGATCTCCGCGAGCGGTTTGCTCGTTGCGACATCCAGACCGGTGAAGCCATCGTTCCCTACCGGGAAACAATCGTCCATGCGCCCGAGATGGCTGCCCCGAAGAACCCGGAGCTGGGCCGTGGTGGGGTTTTGCAGGTCTCTTCCTCAAAGCAGTTGACAGTTCAGCTGCGCGTGGTACCACTGCCTGAGGCAGTGACAGAGTTTCTCTCTAAGCATGTGGGAACCATCAAGAAGCTGCAATCCGAGAAACGGACAGCCGCAGAGGCGAAGCCTGATGCAGAGCTTCCGGCTGATGGAGGGCTGGAGAGCGGCGCTCCAGTCGAGACAACTGTTGTAGATGCTGCGGGCGAAGTGCACGAAGCCAGCATCCTTTCTCTGGAAGAATTCCGGACAGAACTGGACAAAGTATTCCGCGATGAAGTCAAGGATGATAACGAACTATGGCGGGACGTCGTCGACAGAATTACGGCATTTGGTCCGCGCAGAGTCGGTCCCAATATCCTGGTTGATGGAACTGCTGTCAACACATGTGATAAATT TCTGCTCGACGACCCTAAGCAGCCCGCTGGCGACACCAACAATCAGCAGGCCCTGCTGGTGCGCGATTTCTGTGACAAGATCGCATATGCCTTCCAGCTAGCAACAGGACAAGGCCCTCTTTGCCAGGAACCGATCCAGGGCATCGCTGTATTCCTagaagagctggccgtgCAATCCAATGGCGACGAGTTGGATAAGGGCCGATTGACCGGTGACGCGATCAAGCTGGTCCGCGAGGGCATTTCGCAGGGATTCCTGGACTGGAGTCCGCGGGTAATGTTGGCGATGTACAGCTGCGAGATCCAAGCAACGA CCGAAGTCCTCGGCCGCGTCTACGGCGTAATCACGCGGCGCCGCGGACGCATCCAGTCAGAGGTAATGAAAGAAGGCACCCCGTTCTTCACGATTCTCGCGCTCCTCCCGGTAGCCGAGTCATTCGGGTTTGCCGAGGAAATCCGCAAACGCACGTCCGGTGCCGCGCAACCGCAGCTCATCTTCGCGGGCTTTGAGGCTCTCGACGAAGATCCATTCTGGGTTCCTGCtacggaggaggagctggaggatcTAGGCGAGTTGGCTGATCGGGAGAATGTGGCGAAGAGGTATATGGATGCTGTGCGTGAGCGGAAGGGGCTTGTTGTAAAGGGGAGGAAGTTGATTGATGCtgagaagcagaagacgCTGAAGAAATAG
- a CDS encoding uncharacterized protein (ID:PFLUO_005090-T1.cds;~source:funannotate): MAATIPSLAIPGQRLGPASAYSAGPGTHIQQSMIYASIAGPVVVDPAQPKTQLKSTIRVSRVPTSKPQTQTDSPAGAASTLPKPKPRYNTLPAVDSIVLARVTRVQKRQVAVSILVVLDESTTAQSIISPSSSSDNDNIASILTTAANPENHSNTDELRFQALIRKEDVRAVEKDRVVLDEMFRVGDIVRGSVISLGDQSFYYLTTARNDLGVVMARSEAGNMMFPVSWKEMRDPVTEVGEQRKVARPF; the protein is encoded by the coding sequence ATGGCTGCCACTATTCCCTCTCTGGCTATTCCAGGCCAGCGTCTGGGCCCCGCATCTGCCTACAGTGCCGGACCGGGAACACACATCCAGCAATCCATGATCTACGCCTCAATCGCCGGTCCCGTTGTCGTCGATCCCGCACAACCCAAGACGCAGCTCAAGTCCACGATCCGAGTATCGCGAGTCCCAACGAGCAAACCTCAAACGCAAACCGATAGTCCTGCAGGAGCGGCATCCACACTtccaaaaccaaaaccaagATACAACACCCTCCCCGCCGTGGACTCGATCGTCCTCGCCCGCGTAACAAGAGTACAAAAACGCCAAGTCGCCGTGTCCATCTTAGTCGTCCTCGATGAGTCCACCACTGCCCAGAGCATcatctctccctcttcatcatcagacAACGACAACATCGCCTCAATCCTCACAACAGCTGCCAACCCAGAGAACCACAGCAACACAGACGAACTGCGCTTCCAAGCGCTCATCCGGAAAGAAGACGTGCGCGCCGTGGAGAAAGACCGCGTTGTGCTGGATGAAATGTTCCGCGTTGGCGACATCGTGCGCGGGTCGGTGATTTCGCTGGGCGATCAGAGCTTTTATTATCTCACTACCGCGCGCAATGATCTCGGCGTTGTTATGGCTCGGAGTGAGGCTGGGAATATGATGTTTCCTGTTAGTTGGAAGGAGATGCGGGATCCGGTTACTGAGGTCGGGGAGCAGAGGAAGGTTGCGAGGCCTTTTTGA